One genomic window of Pelagicoccus enzymogenes includes the following:
- a CDS encoding ferredoxin: MADKSDKWSDNAAGKFYVDEQCIDCDLCRETAPDFFTRNDDEAYSFVYKQPEDQDGIDLCMEALEGCPVEAIGDDGDE, encoded by the coding sequence ATGGCAGACAAATCCGATAAGTGGTCAGACAACGCAGCCGGCAAGTTTTACGTAGATGAGCAGTGCATCGACTGCGACCTCTGCCGTGAAACCGCCCCAGACTTCTTTACCCGCAACGACGACGAGGCCTACTCCTTCGTCTACAAGCAGCCGGAAGACCAGGATGGCATCGACCTCTGCATGGAAGCGCTCGAAGGCTGTCCCGTAGAAGCGATCGGTGACGACGGCGACGAGTAG
- a CDS encoding BLUF domain-containing protein — MGNLLEIVNQQNLSCLVYTSRATRPFDEAELRALLQKSRFNNSRDGISGMLTYVKGMFFQMLEGPEDKVEATYKRIMRDPRHGELRLVKTSRIKSRHFPQWTMGFPTPNAKMLSRFTGYCDLSNGSSSDLARLKSHDSGIFKIMCEFGKSLKS; from the coding sequence ATGGGCAATCTTCTAGAAATCGTTAATCAACAGAATCTCAGCTGCCTCGTTTATACGAGCCGTGCCACAAGGCCATTTGACGAGGCGGAGCTGCGTGCCTTGTTGCAGAAATCAAGGTTCAACAACAGCCGCGACGGTATATCCGGCATGCTCACGTACGTTAAAGGTATGTTCTTTCAGATGTTGGAGGGTCCGGAGGATAAGGTAGAGGCTACTTACAAGCGCATCATGCGGGATCCGCGGCACGGTGAGCTGCGACTCGTAAAGACGTCTCGGATAAAGAGTCGGCATTTCCCTCAATGGACCATGGGGTTCCCGACTCCCAACGCCAAGATGCTATCTCGTTTTACTGGCTATTGTGATTTGAGCAACGGCAGCTCGTCGGACTTGGCCCGTTTGAAAAGTCATGACAGCGGAATTTTCAAGATCATGTGCGAGTTTGGTAAGTCATTGAAAAGTTAG